The window AGGTCTTTGCGTCCGGCTGCCGGATGATCGTCATGGGGCTGGACGCCACCCATCAGGTGCGAGCGACCGAAGAGCGGATCGCCGCCATCGAGGCGGTGGACACGGCCTCGGCGCGGGCGGCGGGGGCCATGCTGCGCTTTTCGCAAAGGATCGAGCGGGTCATCGTCGGCTGGGACGCGGGGCCGCTGCATGATCCCTGCACCGTGGCCTGGTTGCTGAAGCCCGAGTTGTTCGATCTGGCGCCCTGCCGGATCGCGGTGGAGACGGGAAGCGATCTGACGCGAGGCCACACGGCGGTGGAGTTCCGCGTCGAGGCCGAGACGGCCCATCATTTCTGGGCGACAAGGGCCGATGCAGACGGGGTCTTCGCCCTGATCACCGACAAGCTGGGAGCGGGCCAATGAGGATCACCGTCGTCGGGTCGATTAATCTGGACATGGTGGCCTCGGCCCCCAGTCTGCCGGCGCCGGGCGAGACGGTGACGGGGGCAAGCCTGGCTCGCCACGCGGGCGGCAAGGGCGCCAATCAGGCCCTGGCGGCGCGGCGGCTGGGGGCCGAGGTCAGCCTGATCGGGCGGGTCGGCGAGGACGAGATGTCCGGCGCGGCGGTGGCCCTGATGCTGGCCCACGGGGTGGACCTGTCGGGGGTCGAGACCGACATCGCGGCGCCGACCGGGGTGGCCCTGATCGCCGTCGATCCGACGGGCGAGAACCAGATCGTGGTCGCCGCCGGGGCCAATCACTTTGTCACGCCGGAGCAGCTGCCGTCGCGGATCGAGACGCCGTTGATCGCCCAGCTGGAGCTGCCGATCGAGACGGTCGAGGCGGCGGTGGGCCGGGCGACGGACTTCGTCTGTGTGAACCTGGCGCCCGCCGCCCCGGTGTCGGAGGCCATGCTGCGCCGGGCCGATCTGATCGTGGTCAATGAGACCGAGGCCGCCTTCTATGGCGAGGCCCTGCATGTCGGCGGCGGTCTGGTGGTGGTGACCAAGGGCGCGCGCGGGGCGGTCATGTACCGGCGCGGGGTCGAGATGGCCTGGGCCACGCCTCCGCGTGTCGAGGCGGTGGATGCGACCGGGGCGGGCGACGCCTTTGTCGGGGCGATCACCGTGGCCTTGCTGGACGGAATGACGCCCGATGCGGCCCTGCACTTCGCCTGCGCGGCGGGGGCGCTGGCGGCCACCCGGCCCGGCGCGCAGCCGTCGCTGGGGACGCGGGACGAGGTCGAGGCCCTTCTGGCGGGCTGAGGCGCAACTGAAGCGGATTGACGCGGCGCAAAAGAGATCATTGCGGAACTGTCATCTTCGCCCCAATGTGGCCCACATTGGGGGTCGGCGTCGTCGGCCGGGATTTTATGGGTAGAAGCTATGGGTAGGTCTGGAATCGTGGCGCTGGCGGCCTGCGCCGTGGCGGCGTTCGTCACTGTCGAAGCCCCTAAGGCGTCGGCGGCGGCGCTGGAAATGAGCGGTCAGTCGCGCGCCGAACAGATGATGATGCGGGCGAAGCGTCGCCAGGCGGAACGTCGCGCCGAGCAGGAGTACGCCGAAGCTGAAGCACGGGAACGGGCGGCGCAAGAAGCGGCTGATCGTCAGGCCGAGGCTGAAGCCCAGGCCGAAGCCCAAGCCCATACCCCCGCCGTTTCGTCGTCCCCCGCGCCGATTCCGGTCACGCAGCCTGACCCCGCGCCGCGGCCCAACGCCTAGGCGACGTCCGGGCTGACGTCATTGTCCACATAAAGACATCGAGCTCGGGCGCGGGGGCGCCCGAATCGTTCTGGCCTAGCGTTCGTCGTACTGACGCAACAGGAACAGGGTTCCCACCGCGGTCAGGGCGCCGAGCGCGAAGGCGGCGACCAGGGAGCCGGTGGCGGCGGCGGTGGAGACGGTGACCGGGCGCTTGGCGTACCACTCGACGATCTCGCCCGCGTGGGCGTGGTCGAGGCCCTCGTCATAGGCGTCGTCCAGATAGGTTTCGTCGGCGGCGGCCATAGGCGTCTCCTTATTGCCTGCGCTAAATCCCCGGCGCGGTCGGGCGGTTCCCAGTCGTGACAGAGGATCGCACATCCAGTAAAGGGCGCGCCTCACGTTTCAGAAATCTGGCAGCGAGATTCATGGCCGGCCACTCGAAATTCAAGAACATCATGCACCGCAAGGGGCGCGCCGACGCCCAGCGGTCGAAGCTGTTCTCCAAACTGTCCCGCGACATCACGGTCGCCGCCAAGTCGGGCATGCCCGATCCGGCGCTGAACCCGCGCCTGCGTCTGGCGGTCAACAACGCCAAGGCCGAAAGCCTGCCCAAGGACGTCATCCAGCGCGCCATCAACAAGGCCGCCGGCGGCGACGCCGACACGATGGAAGAGGTCCGCTACGAGGGCCGGGGTCCGGGCGGCGTCGGCATCATCGTCGAGGCCCTGACGGACAACCGCAACCGCGCGGCCTCGAACATCGGTACGGCCTTCAAGAAGAACGGCGGCGCCCTGGGGGAAATGAACTCGGTCGCCTTCATGTGGGACAAGGTGGGCAAGATCACCTATCCCGCCGAGGCTGGCACCGAGGACGCCGTCATGGAAGCCGCCATCGAGGCCGGCGCCTCGGACGTCGAGAGCGATCTGGTCAAGCCGGACATCTATGAGGACGCGCCGGGCCACACCATCTGGACCGCCTATGAGGACCTGAACGAGGTGGCCGAGGCCATGTCCAAGGTGCTGGGCGACCCGAAGTCGACCGCCATCGTCTGGAAGCCGCAGTCGGAAGTGCCGGTCACCGGCGAGGCCGTCGGCACCCTGTTCAAGCTGCTGGACGCCCTGGACGCCGAGGACGACGTGTCGTCGGTCTATTCCAACGAAGACATCTCGGACGAAGACGCGGCCAAGTACGCGGGCTGACGCCTAGCGGAGGCAGGTCTCCATCCAGTCCTGATCCGGCTCGGCGGCCCTGAGGTCGTCGAGCGTCGGGATGTTGCGTTCGGCGTCTGCGCTGACGGTGATGTGGGACAGGGCCGAGGCCGTCGGGGCCTCGCGCCGGTAGACGCTCAGGGCGAAGGGAACATGGCCGGGCGCCGCGACGCGCCAGACGCTGTTGGATTCGCCCGCGCCATAGGCGTAGCAGCCGATCGGGTCGACGCTCGCGCCGCGCACCCTGAGAGCCTCGATCGGCTCATAGGGGACCGGCTCGCCCATGGCCGACCAGTTGAGCGCCAGGCGCGTGGTCGGGGTGCGCGTCGTCTCGACGTTCAGGCCCGCCAGTTCGCCTTCCGAGGCCGAGCGCCAGCGGACCATGGCGGCGCGGGCCCGCACGTCGGCCGGATCAAGGGCGGACGGGGTTCCGGCCACGAACAGCGACAGCAGGGCGTCGAGCATGGGGTTGGAGCGGGTGACGCCCGGCCATCGCCCGGCGCAGGCCTCATCGACCCAGGCCTCGGAGCCGGGACTGGCGGCCAGGGTTTCGGCGCGGCAGCGGTCGAGGAATTGGGCGCGGGTCTCCTGGGCGGCGGCGGGCGCGGCCGACAGGCAGGCGAAGGCGGCGCAGGCGAGGGACGCAACGAACAGGGCGGCGCGCATGGCGGCCTCCTTTCGGCTATCGCAGGTATGTGCAAGATGCGCCCCGCGAAGATGCAGGGCAAGCCGGGGGGCGAATGATGCAGGATGAGGACAGGTCGCGGGCGACCAAAGGGCGGTGGCTGCTGATCAAGTTGGCCACGTGGTGCGGCGCCTTGATTCTGCTGGGGTGGGCGGCCTGGGGGGCGGCG of the Brevundimonas pondensis genome contains:
- a CDS encoding ribokinase, whose amino-acid sequence is MRITVVGSINLDMVASAPSLPAPGETVTGASLARHAGGKGANQALAARRLGAEVSLIGRVGEDEMSGAAVALMLAHGVDLSGVETDIAAPTGVALIAVDPTGENQIVVAAGANHFVTPEQLPSRIETPLIAQLELPIETVEAAVGRATDFVCVNLAPAAPVSEAMLRRADLIVVNETEAAFYGEALHVGGGLVVVTKGARGAVMYRRGVEMAWATPPRVEAVDATGAGDAFVGAITVALLDGMTPDAALHFACAAGALAATRPGAQPSLGTRDEVEALLAG
- a CDS encoding YebC/PmpR family DNA-binding transcriptional regulator, which produces MAGHSKFKNIMHRKGRADAQRSKLFSKLSRDITVAAKSGMPDPALNPRLRLAVNNAKAESLPKDVIQRAINKAAGGDADTMEEVRYEGRGPGGVGIIVEALTDNRNRAASNIGTAFKKNGGALGEMNSVAFMWDKVGKITYPAEAGTEDAVMEAAIEAGASDVESDLVKPDIYEDAPGHTIWTAYEDLNEVAEAMSKVLGDPKSTAIVWKPQSEVPVTGEAVGTLFKLLDALDAEDDVSSVYSNEDISDEDAAKYAG